CATTTCTGTTTCAATACCATCGATattgtaacacacacacacacacacacacacacacacacacacacacacacatatatatatatatatatatattatatattatgttttaTGCTTCGTCCCTCAAGGTGGAAACAGTTGACATAAAGAGAAGTAGCAAATACAAGATCTACAATCCTACAGTCTTCAACAGCATCATTGGCTTCACCACAACACTGCACGTGAAACACGCACATGGTGTGTGCCTCAAGAAGCTCGTGGAGGTCCGTCTTCCAATACACAGGTCGGAGGACAACCAAGAGGAGGACGAGGAAGGAGAAGTGCTGTTCCTCAGATGGGAGGGTGATAAAGTAGAAATCATTCAGACTGAACCCAAGAGGACAGAGAATTGTTACAGTGTTGCCGTCAGCCATTTCTCAGGGTAGGATCCGCTTTATGTTGTTTCTATCTGGGTCATCTGAAACGTACGTTTGAATGTCCATCAGGTACTCTTTTCCTGTGTCTTTCCAGAAACGCTAAgcggtggtgggatagcctagtggtcacAACGTTATCGTTTTGCCgtagacccgagttcgattccccttccgtgatgttactggaacattgctaaaactacactcactcacccgagAAACACTAAAGTTGaatttactttttaaaaaaccATCCATTTCACTTGGTGGTCACATTGATTTCTTAATGTGAACACATGCCATCACCACTgcttttcagtaacccattcatATAAATTTCACAGCCATGATTTTCTTTTCACAAACGGAATTTGGTTTGGGACGACTGTCAAGGACATATATTCCTTTGCGCCGGCGTTGTATATCTAAACCAACTGTTTATTATGCGATAATTGATATCGTTGAGTTCTCGTATGATTTTTGGATAGACACTCCCAGCAGCATTTGAGCTTCAGTGTTGGAAGTAAGGATGTTTCATTGTCACATTCAAAATTTACTGACCATGGCGTTGCCGTTATTTGCTACCACTGGAATCTGTTTCAATTTTCGACAGTGAATCcttttaatgttttgaaatctGACCTTTACCTCAAAATATTGATTCAAGGGTGTCTGTCATTCATTGCATCTGGAAATCCATGGCATTGTAATGCTTCTGTTCTTGGTTCTAGGCATGCGGGAAGCTAGTGGGAAAAGGGTACACATTTCTCTGGTACTTTTCAGAAAGTTCCCAATTATTGGGTGTTTCACTGATTGAGCCCTACTAACGCTTATTTTTATGTCTTAAGCTACAGTGCAGTTCGGAAACGCAAAACGTCATCCAATCAAGATGTCTTGGCAGCTGCCCGCATCCTGGCAGGAAAGGAAAACCTCTGTACTCTGTTGTCCTTCATCAAGATGCGCGTCTCTGATGCTTCAGTCCTACTGGATGTCGTTGAAGCTTGCAAGGCTGAGAAGGTCCTAAAGAAGCACCGTAAGAAAGGCATAAAAGAAATCGAGTTGAGTAGATCACGGGACATTCCAGTTTCGGACAGGGAAAGAATCAAGATCGAACTGGGAGGGAATCTCGTCCCTGCAGCTTGTATTCCACGTGATGTGTACAATCTCACGTTCGTGAAAGCAGCTGACACCAACAACGTCAGCTTCCCTCTCCAGACACGGGCGTCGTCGTCTCATTACAGCGTCATCAACTTCAGAGGCGCGAGAGGAAGATGGGTTCACTCTATCCATTTCGATCTCAGCTTAGGATCTAAAAATCTTCTTTGTCCAACTACTGGATGCATTCCGACCTTAAAACATTACGAATCCGAGGTGGAATATAGGCCAGTGTCAGATGTCCCGGTTACAAGGGTGCTCTTTAAAGAGTTAGAGGTGTCTGACCGCCAATGGGAAGACAGCAGGCCAGTAACCCGCCAAACAACGAGCTCAATGCAATCTGCAGAGGAGGAGTCTGAAATGAATCTGATGTTTGATAGGCCAGTTAGTAGTGCCATGTCGCTGAAGTCGGTGTCAACCGTTGCCTCTTCCACTGCATCAGCGATAGAAGAAAGTAAGATTAGTTTACACTTATATTTTTCACCGCTCTGTCACAAATGGAAAGTATTTGCGTTATCTAAGTAGCTGTGCAGGCTGATTTTGgattattgtatttaataaaAAGACTTATGGAACATTTACTATTCAGATGACTGAAAGATTTGATGTTGGATCCTGCTTGGGTTCTTTGAATGTTGGAATGGTGGATTCAATACTGTCCATGAATAGTTTGCTTGTTCTCTTTAATCGTGTTGATTTTTACAAACTCATACACGGCACAAAAAATGTGTCTGTTCCTTATCTAAAGCCACAATATTTCAGTCGGTAAATAACTGAGGAATTATATGACAGACGTCTTTTCACTATGTTATTTATAATGCTATCCTTGTTTAGGGCACCCTCTGCTGAGTGAGAAAAGTCTACTGGCCCTGAGCGAGCAACTCTCCATGACGGAATGGAACAGAGTGTTGGTGGAGCTGAACATAGCCAGTTCTGACATAGCTAGGATCTGTGACGAAGCACACCGACAACACTTCAGTCCAGCTTTCAAACTGCTTGTGTTTTGGATACAGACCAACAGAGGCAAATCTGACAGGGATCTCATCAATATTCTGGTGTCAGCCTTTGTCGAACTGTGTAGAACGGATATGGCGGAAGTCATTCGGAGAGCCGGAAGGACACATAGACATTTGAAACGGAGcgattttaagaaaatattctgACTGTTGAAGCATGTTGAGCGGATGTGGCGGAAGTCATCCGTAGAACCGAAAGTTTATGCAGACAAATGAAACAGAGCAGTTTTAAGAAAATAGTCAGATGGAATGCCTTTTGAAAGTAGAAAGAAGTCTCAAATCGGCCATGGTCGTAGAACACTGGCACTTAAGTGCGATCTTAGGATTCTGGTATGATCAAGGGATGCAACTTGTCATGCTCAGACTGGAGCCACCGATTACTCAGAATATTAGTCTATGGTCGTTGTCTCCGTGGCAAGTCCAGTTATAAGACAAAGCTGAATTATAGGTCGGTGTTTGATGCCGTTGTCGAAAGCGTGTACTTCAAATGCTATTATTTGTGACATAATGTAACATAGAATGCATACTTGCAAATTGTGTTCAACATCACATTATTTACATCGTGTGATATATCATACATATCTACTGGCAGTGAACAGCGTGACAGTATTTACATCGTGTGCTATAACATATACATCTACTACCCTTGACCAGCGTGACATTATTTACATCGTGTGCTATAACATATACATCTACTACCCTTGACCAGCGTGACAGTATTTACATCGTGTGCTATAACATATACATCTACTGGCACTGACCAGCGTGACATTATTTACATCGTGTGCTATAGCAGATACATCTACTGGCACTGACCAGCGTGACATTATTTACATCGTGTGCTATAGCAGATACATCTACTAGCATTGACCAGCGTGATAGTATTTACATCGTGTGCTATTGGCTTCTTTGACTTTGTATGAGATAGCTTATTGGTCCTTTCGCTTTGTAGGACATAGCTTGTGGCTTTCTTTAAGTTGGTTTGACATGGTTTAACATACAGGTTCCCTGACTTTGCATGTCATAACGTATAGGGTTATTTGACAGTGTATGATATAGCTTATTGGTTCCTTTGTCTTGACAACGTATTAATTCCTTTAG
The window above is part of the Haliotis asinina isolate JCU_RB_2024 chromosome 1, JCU_Hal_asi_v2, whole genome shotgun sequence genome. Proteins encoded here:
- the LOC137274243 gene encoding uncharacterized protein — its product is MDRCEIGEVLYGKSSDVVFTSAPETNRAAEDDIEDDSSSSEEEEELDNPEVGAIDSPSCHVERMIKPLGHGVLADVPLQHENLECQLVELDVLKRNWQLVQLQLSSSERLVSPIYETDGTANARLPDNFIINIPVKLQRSKVRPEKMYEFFFMVEKSGAWSRCPAEYKNRNVKASVSEFKSLCVVARLKTEEHVITPQGYNFVSDKDKNVRVNFPESTVEKDTKFKFIVETVDIKRSSKYKIYNPTVFNSIIGFTTTLHVKHAHGVCLKKLVEVRLPIHRSEDNQEEDEEGEVLFLRWEGDKVEIIQTEPKRTENCYSVAVSHFSGYSAVRKRKTSSNQDVLAAARILAGKENLCTLLSFIKMRVSDASVLLDVVEACKAEKVLKKHRKKGIKEIELSRSRDIPVSDRERIKIELGGNLVPAACIPRDVYNLTFVKAADTNNVSFPLQTRASSSHYSVINFRGARGRWVHSIHFDLSLGSKNLLCPTTGCIPTLKHYESEVEYRPVSDVPVTRVLFKELEVSDRQWEDSRPVTRQTTSSMQSAEEESEMNLMFDRPVSSAMSLKSVSTVASSTASAIEERHPLLSEKSLLALSEQLSMTEWNRVLVELNIASSDIARICDEAHRQHFSPAFKLLVFWIQTNRGKSDRDLINILVSAFVELCRTDMAEVIRRAGRTHRHLKRSDFKKIF